One Tiliqua scincoides isolate rTilSci1 chromosome 9, rTilSci1.hap2, whole genome shotgun sequence DNA segment encodes these proteins:
- the LOC136660316 gene encoding claudin-16-like encodes MKTTAAAVVADISAMALGSLSLVLLLLSAGSDCWRQDAKDPLSSVGLSNRCRGLWSECVFDNVADLWTCDIPISYLSEHPAVLVVTRVLVILSGFLTLTALAPFIAGMKCTNLVHDRIPQKYKFSLAAGSLFFLGGLSGAIAVLWYGIDTVQKYKLEVSFGIPGVTYELGYSYWMAAAGTACASSAGLLLIATNGFNTQTPRKELDSLQSPPHTKGQGTYL; translated from the exons ATGAagaccacagcagcagcagtagtggcGGATATATCAGCGATGGCACTGGGAAGCCTGTCTCTTGTGCTTCTCCTTCTGTCTGCCGGATCAGACTGTTGGAGG CAAGATGCAAAGGATCCCCTGTCGTCCGTGGGGTTAAGTAACCGGTGCCGGGGACTGTGGAGCGAGTGTGTTTTCGATAATGTGGCTGATCTCTGGACATGCGATATTCCGATTTCTTATCTCAGTGAACACCCTG CTGTTCTTGTGGTCACTCGAGTCCTGGTGATCCTCTCTGGCTTCCTGACCCTCACTGCCCTGGCTCCCTTCATCGCAGGGATGAAATGTACCAACCTTGTCCATGACCGCATCCCCCAGAAATACAAGTTCTCTCTTGCTGCTGGAAGCCTTTTCTTCCTGGGAG GACTGTCTGGAGCTATTGCTGTTCTCTGGTATGGCATTGACACGGTGCAGAAATATAAGCTGGAG GTCAGCTTCGGCATCCCAGGCGTGACTTATGAACTCGGTTACTCCTACTGGATGGCTGCAGCAGGCACGGCTTGTGCCTCCTCCGCAGGGCTGTTGTTGATTGCCACAAATGGCTTCAACACCCAGACCCCTAGGAAAGAGCTGGATTCCCTACAGAGCCCCCCTCACACCAAAGGGCAGGGCACGTATCTGTGA